In a single window of the Pseudorca crassidens isolate mPseCra1 chromosome 9, mPseCra1.hap1, whole genome shotgun sequence genome:
- the IFITM10 gene encoding interferon-induced transmembrane protein 10, which produces MRAGSETQRPPCSSSGDRVGACVAVCAQGSSQCPAPLGAPASTTDGTQEARVPLDGAFWIPRPPAGSPKGCFACVSKPPALQAPVAPGPEPSASPPMAPTLFPMESKSSRTDSVRATSAPQACKHLAEKKTMTNPTAVIEVYPDTAEVNDYYLWSIFNFVYLNFCCLGFIALAYSLKVRDKKLLNDLNGAVEDAKTARLFNITSSALAASCIILVFIFLRYPLTDY; this is translated from the exons ATGCGCGCGGGTTCGGAGACCCAGCGGCCGCCGTGTTCATCCTCGGGGGATCGTGTCGGGGCCTGTGTCGCGGTGTGT GCCCAGGGCTCCAGCCAGTGCCCAGCCCCGCTGGGAGCCCCGGCCAGCACCACGGACGGCACCCAGGAAGCCCGAGTTCCCCTGGACGGGGCCTTCTGGATCCCGAGGCCCCCGGCGGGTTCGCCCAAGGGCTGCTTCGCCTGCGTGTCCAAGCCCCCcgccctgcaggctccagtggCCCCCGGGCCTGAGCCCTCAGCCTCACCCCCCATGGCACCCACCCTGTTCCCCATGGAGTCTAAGAGCAGCAGGACAGACAGTGTGCGGGCCACCAGCGCCCCCCAGGCCTGCAAGCACCTCGCAGAGAAGAAGACCATGACGAACCCCACGGCGGTCATCGAGGTCTATCCCGACACCGCGGAGGTGAACGACTACTACCTGTGGTCCATCTTCAACTTCGTCTACCTCAACTTCTGCTGCCTGGGTTTCATCGCCCTGGCCTACTCCCTCAAA GTTCGGGACAAGAAACTTCTCAACGACCTGAATGGGGCAGTGGAGGACGCCAAGACCGCTCGGCTGTTCAACATCACCAGCTCTGCCCTGGCTGCCTCCTGCATCATCCTCGTCTTCATCTTCCTGCGGTACCCGCTCACCGACTACTGA
- the CTSD gene encoding cathepsin D yields MQTPCLLLLLALGLLAAPAAALVRIPLHKFTSIRRTMSEMGGPMEDLIAKGPISKYSQGVPTVTQGPIPEILKNYMDAQYYGEIGIGTPPQCFTVVFDTGSSNLWVPSIHCKLLDIACWTHHKYNSGKSSTYVKNGTSFDIHYGSGSLSGYLSQDTVSVPCKSGLSSLGSIKVERQTFGEATKQPGITFIAAKFDGILGMAYPRISVNSVVPVFDNLMQQKLVDKNIFSFYLNRDPNAQPGGELMLGGTDPKYYKGSLIYHNVTRMAYWQVHMDQVDVGSSLTLCKGGCEAIVDTGTSLIVGPVEEVRELQKAIGAVPLIQGEYMIPCEKVSSLPKVTVKLGAKDYTLSPEDYTLKVSQAGRTMCLSGFMGMDIPPPGGPLWILGDVFIGRYYAVFDRDQNRVGLAEAARP; encoded by the exons ATGCAGACCCcctgcctgctgctgctgctcgcCCTCGGCCTGCTGGCCGCGCCTGCCGCCGCGCTCGTCAG GATTCCACTGCACAAGTTCACATCCATCCGCCGGACCATGTCGGAAATGGGGGGCCCCATGGAAGACCTGATCGCCAAGGGCCCCATTTCAAAATACTCCCAGGGGGTGCCCACTGTGACCCAGGGGCCCATTCCTGAGATTCTCAAGAACTACATGGAT GCCCAGTACTATGGGGAGATCGGCATCGGGACGCCCCCGCAGTGCTTCACGGTGGTCTTCGACACCGGCTCTTCCAATCTGTGGGTCCCGTCTATCCACTGCAAACTGCTGGACATCGCCTGCT GGACCCACCACAAGTACAACAGTGGCAAGTCCAGCACGTACGTGAAGAACGGCACATCCTTCGACATCCACTACGGCTCAGGCAGCCTGTCCGGGTACCTGAGCCAGGACACCGTGTCG GTGCCCTGCAAATCAGGGCTGTCGAGCCTGGGCAGCATCAAGGTGGAGAGGCAGACCTTCGGGGAGGCCACCAAGCAGCCGGGCATCACCTTCATCGCAGCCAAGTTTGACGGCATCCTGGGCATGGCCTACCCCCGCATCTCCGTGAACAGCGTGGTGCCTGTCTTTGACAACCTGATGCAGCAGAAGCTGGTGGACAAGAACATCTTCTCCTTCTACCTGAACAG GGACCCAAATGCACAGCCCGGGGGTGAGCTGATGCTGGGCGGCACCGACCCCAAGTACTACAAGGGCTCGCTGATCTACCACAACGTCACACGCATGGCCTACTGGCAGGTCCACATGGACCA GGTAGACGTGGGCAGCAGCCTGACCTTGTGTAAGGGGGGCTGTGAGGCCATCGTGGACACGGGCACCTCCCTCATCGTGGGCCCCGTGGAGGAGGTGCGGGAGCTGCAGAAAGCCATCGGGGCCGTGCCGCTGATCCAGGGCGAG TACATGATCCCCTGCGAGAAGGTGTCcagcctgcccaaggtcaccgtGAAGCTGGGGGCTAAAGACTACACGCTGTCCCCAGAGGACTACACGCTCAAg GTGTCGCAGGCTGGGAGGACCATGTGCCTAAGCGGCTTCATGGGCATGGACATCCCCCCGCCCGGCGGGCCGCTCTGGATCCTGGGCGACGTGTTCATCGGCCGCTACTATGCCGTGTTCGACCGCGACCAGAACCGGGTGGGCCTGGCCGAGGCTGCCAGGCCATAG